Part of the Diprion similis isolate iyDipSimi1 chromosome 4, iyDipSimi1.1, whole genome shotgun sequence genome is shown below.
GCAACCAAACATCATAATCGTGGTCCTTAACTTGCCGGGTCAGCTTTGTCATCATTGAATTTATGCCGAATTCAGCTTCATCCAAGGACTTGATAAAGAAGTCACGAATTTCTGCCATTAAATTagtgaagcaaaaaaaagtgtcaGCCTCTGCGTactctgaaaatataaaatggtATCACACATTGAATAATTGACTAGATAAGCCAAGAGAATTCAAGTGTATGCCTCTTTAAAAAGTAAACCGACCTCTCCATTGCCAGTCAGGATCGCAAGCGAAGGCATGATAAATTGGACCAACTATTTCGTTCATACCCTGTACATAACCTTGGCCAGGATTTAATTTTgcgtaaatgaataaaatcctTTCCAAGACTTCCCAGTGAGCCTCACCTCCTTCCGATAGTGGGGCATAATCTTCAACCGCCTTTCTGACCGAGACTGCTATCTAAAGATTTGACGTAATCAGATTTCAGGGTAATTCGAGTAGGATTTAACTTATCAAAGGTCATAGTTATCTGAACATGATCGTACTGTACCTGCTAATCTCCGCAATAGTGAGAATCGGAAACACAAACAATAATAGGTAACTTTAACTGCCGCTATATTTCTACCTAATAAGTTAccttataatataaatagttACCTTGGTTATTCCCAGCCCTTTTCTCTCCAcgttagcacttttcaaaaccGTGTGTTGGACTCTTCGATGCAGACGCTTTACACCACTGGTATTGACAATCGCTGTGCAGGGGTAATCTGTGccttgttgaaaaaatgatatgtCTGGGCACAGGCGTCTGGATCAGAGAGCAAAATATTGtcaaaatcaatcaaaaaGCTTTGTTTCACATTCGGACGGTTGGTTGAGGGATTCATTTCAAGCACTGAATAAGTGTCGACgtctacaaatattttttcatgacTGTGCAGACTTACTTCTACAACGAAAAACTCAAACTACACTAGGAGCCATGcactaaaaaatatcaaatactAACCTGACGTCTTTGTCAATTTGCAATAGTACTTCATTGTCTTTGAAGAAAGTCTGCCATTTACTATCCGGGTTCAAGTTCAAAGGATGGTCATCGAAAGTAACGTCAACTCTGTCACCATCGTTATCGGACTCTCCTGGCATCACGATCAAATCTTCTACAGAAGTAGCATAAAATTTACATTAACATTACATTAACTCTTTGTTACAAAAAGCATCAAATAGATAGATTTAGCTTTCCTCACCGATGAAAGTTCTGTATAACTCTCTCTTACGTGTCAGAGTCTCTGACCAGCTCGCTTTCGTGGGTGGTAGGTAGTTCAGCAGCAATTTCCAGCATAGCGGCCTCAGTCCACCTTCGTCCGGAATTCCTTTGTAcgaattgaaaatacaaaattacaaCAGAAAGTTTGATgatagtaatgataataaaaagatTAGGTCTACAGATTTGATTGCGGTAAGATTCTCAATATTCGTTCTCAATAATAACAGTTGTGCAATTATGTTTCTATCAAACAGTGCATACCGTGAAAGCATAATCTTCTGAGATTCGAAAGATCTATTTCCTCGGATTTAGTGATCTCCTCGTAATCGCTTAacctaaaaatttcaaaaagacaaataaatattgtgaCTTCTTAGTTCGCTAGAGAACGATTCAAAACTTGAATCGTGATATTATTACCTCTTCCTTAGTATGCTCATTGTCTCTGGCATGTGGACAGTCAATGGCAGATATTTTTCCCTTATCAGCCTGGCCTGTGTGTCAGAAGGGGCGTAATTAGTCCGTCAGTCACGTACATAACCTTTGCCTCATTTGTTCAATCTTGTACATTCCATGTGGAATTGCTAGACGCCATGTTTATTCATGttctttgttaaattttcCACGAACCTCACAACGCACAATCGTATCTTAACAAATATTCTACACTTAATATTATTTGAAGAAGATATACGACGTAGATTCCGTGCCTTATGCTACTAACCAAAGATATATTTTCACGAGGTCACATCTCTGCTCGTATGCTGTCCCAATATTG
Proteins encoded:
- the LOC124405559 gene encoding TBC1 domain family member 13 isoform X2, encoding MPETMSILRKRLSDYEEITKSEEIDLSNLRRLCFHGIPDEGGLRPLCWKLLLNYLPPTKASWSETLTRKRELYRTFIEDLIVMPGESDNDGDRVDVTFDDHPLNLNPDSKWQTFFKDNEVLLQIDKDVRRLCPDISFFQQGTDYPCTAIVNTSGVKRLHRRVQHTVLKSANVERKGLGITKIAVSVRKAVEDYAPLSEGGEAHWEVLERILFIYAKLNPGQGYVQGMNEIVGPIYHAFACDPDWQWREYAEADTFFCFTNLMAEIRDFFIKSLDEAEFGINSMMTKLTRQVKDHDYDVWLRLNQQELCPQYYSFRWLTLLLSQEFPLPDVMRIWDSLFADENRFSFLIHICCAMILLLRDQLLAGDFATNVKLLQNFPSMDIQIVLSKAAALAGKTLNSP
- the LOC124405559 gene encoding TBC1 domain family member 13 isoform X1: MPETMSILRKRLSDYEEITKSEEIDLSNLRRLCFHGIPDEGGLRPLCWKLLLNYLPPTKASWSETLTRKRELYRTFIEDLIVMPGESDNDGDRVDVTFDDHPLNLNPDSKWQTFFKDNEVLLQIDKDVRRLCPDISFFQQGTDYPCTAIVNTSGVKRLHRRVQHTVLKSANVERKGLGITKQIAVSVRKAVEDYAPLSEGGEAHWEVLERILFIYAKLNPGQGYVQGMNEIVGPIYHAFACDPDWQWREYAEADTFFCFTNLMAEIRDFFIKSLDEAEFGINSMMTKLTRQVKDHDYDVWLRLNQQELCPQYYSFRWLTLLLSQEFPLPDVMRIWDSLFADENRFSFLIHICCAMILLLRDQLLAGDFATNVKLLQNFPSMDIQIVLSKAAALAGKTLNSP